CTTCATTAATTGCCTTGCCATAGGTCCTGATAATAAAAAGTGGTTTGGCACATACTATCAGGGTCCAACCTTTGGGCTGATTTTTCGCTTTGATGAGGATTCTCTCTGGGAATTTTACCTTCCAGCCAATAACGATATGGGGACATCGTCGGTTATTGCGGTCGCCGCCGGTTCCGACGGCTATCTCTGGCTCGGAACTCAGACCGGCGGATTGGTCCGATATGACGGTTTTTCCGAATGGATACGCTACGACCTGGATACCGCTCTGCAGTATCTCCGCAATGTCTCTTCTCTGGCAATCGACACCGCCGGAAATATCTGGGTCGGCACGCTCGGAAGCGGAGTGGGACGGCTCTCCCCCGACAGCATCTGGAGCCGATTCGATACCGCCAATTCTCCTCTGGTCAGCAATCAGATAGTAAGCCTCTTTGCCGACCGTTATGGCGAGGTCTGGATTGGGACATTCGCCGGGATGAACCGTTTCAGCGAGGTCGGAGGCTGGACAACTTATGACTCGTCCAACAGCGGCTTGCCGGATAACACCATTCGCTGCTTTGAGCTTGATGCCGCCGGGCGCTTGTGGATTGGCACCAACCAGGGGCTGACCCTGTATGACCGTCAAGGGGGATGGCAGAATTTTGACACGGCCAACAGCGGTATCGCTTACAATCAGGTCGATGATATCATTATTGACAGCTCCGGCTATCTCTGGCTGGCGCACCCGTATCCGGCCGATAACCCAACCGAGATTCCCGTCAGCCGGTTTGACGGATTCGACAGCTGGCTGTCTTACAATCTCGACCACTTTCCCAACACCTGGTATGTATCGGTCAATGAAATGGCGGTCGATATGGGCGGAAATATCTGGTTTGCCACCAACGGAGAAGGGATATTCTGCCTGAAAAAAGACCCCACCGGTATTGCTGACGGCAGCGCGGATTTTACTCCCCGGGATTTTCAATTGCATCAGAATTATCCCAATCCCTTCAACCGCGGAACTATCATAGAATTCTCCGTTGCCGCCCGTTCCCATATTACACTTGAGATCTTTGACCTGCTGGGGACGCGGGTCGGCACCCTTATCGAGGCTGTCTATCCGGTCGGTCGGCATCGGGTAAGCTGGGACGGCCTTGACGCCGATGGGAAAAGCGTG
This region of Candidatus Zixiibacteriota bacterium genomic DNA includes:
- a CDS encoding two-component regulator propeller domain-containing protein, producing the protein MKLSALFLTLIITLLLFLPFKAESEWLYFNTDNGILENDFINCLAIGPDNKKWFGTYYQGPTFGLIFRFDEDSLWEFYLPANNDMGTSSVIAVAAGSDGYLWLGTQTGGLVRYDGFSEWIRYDLDTALQYLRNVSSLAIDTAGNIWVGTLGSGVGRLSPDSIWSRFDTANSPLVSNQIVSLFADRYGEVWIGTFAGMNRFSEVGGWTTYDSSNSGLPDNTIRCFELDAAGRLWIGTNQGLTLYDRQGGWQNFDTANSGIAYNQVDDIIIDSSGYLWLAHPYPADNPTEIPVSRFDGFDSWLSYNLDHFPNTWYVSVNEMAVDMGGNIWFATNGEGIFCLKKDPTGIADGSADFTPRDFQLHQNYPNPFNRGTIIEFSVAARSHITLEIFDLLGTRVGTLIEAVYPVGRHRVSWDGLDADGKSVASGLYFYRLTSDRAAAAGKMLLLK